From the Bacteroidota bacterium genome, the window GCATTTTTAATAGAAACATCGGCTGGAGGGAAAAGACAAGTTCTTTCAACCTTCTTGTGTCCAACTGTAGAGCTATCCAATCCTTGACAACGAAAGATTGGTAGCTATTAGCCCAAGACACGGGCTTACCCTTTGATATATTGCCTTTTTTGAACAATACGAGGCGCTTATTCTCCCTTGTTGACCCGCTTATTCTCCCTTAAAGAAGTTAAGTCAGATGGATTTTGCATCTGAAATCGCAGCCTAAATATTTTTTAACAAATCTTTATCTCGCTTTGCCGCAGGCTTTTAGACTACTTTATTGAAAATATATAGTACTATGCCTTGCACAGTACATGATAATAACCATATCTTTGCATTGTCAAATAACTTGTATAACCATAACAAACCGAAAAGATATGAAAAACAAAATCTCGACCATCGCGATTATTACAACCTATTTTCTGCTCATGGGAACTCTTGGAATCATTGCTTCTGTTCCAAATCAAGTATCTAAAGCATCAAAGGAGCATGTTCGTCGCGAAATTATTCGCAACATATCTATTCCTCGGATGATGAGTGAGGGAACAGACATTACGGAAGTCAAGGCAGTGGTCAATGTAGATGAATCAGGGCGGGTCCGGGTAGAGGATGTACAATCATCGAATCAGGAGTTAAAAAACTATATGTTAAACCAATTGCAAGATATCAGTATTAAAAATGTGGCTAATTCCGAAAGAATTATTCTGATCGTCCGTTTTATAGCGTCCTAAACTTAGCAACTTGAAAGACTTCACAATGGATCTGGAGGACGAAAAGCACGAAATACATTTTCAGGCAGCACTTAAAATCAAGTAACATGAATATTGAAAACAATAAGGCACAGATGCGCAAAGGGGTTTTGGAATTCTGCATTCTGGCCATTCTCTCAGAAGGGGAACATTACCCCACCGAAATGATCGAGCGGATGAAAGAATCAAAATTGCTCATTGTGGAAGGGACTTTGTATCCCTTGCTGACACGACTAAAAAATGATGGGCTGCTCTCCTATCGTTGGGAGGAATCTACTTCCGGCCCACCAAGGAAATACTTTTCCTTGACCGAAGAGGGTAAAACGTTTCTGAAAGAGCTGACCGAAAGTTGGAACGAGTTGACCGCCTCTGTAAACAATATCATTCACCTAACCACAAAAACGAATTAAGATGAGAAAGACATTGAATATCAATCTCGCAGGCATGGCCTTTATCATGGATGAAAATGCTTACGAATTACTGCACGGCTATCTCGACGCACTGAAACAAAAATTCAACGACGAAGCAGAGCGAAAAGAAATTCTAAACGACATTGAAGCGCGCATCGCCGAAATGCTGGGCCAGAATTTGGCCAAGCGCAAAGAGGTAGTGAGTCAAGAAGAAGTACAGTTAATCATAGATGCAATGGGCAAGCCGGAGGATATTGCCGGAGAAGAACCTACAGCCGAAGAAACAGAAAAAACGACTGGTGCTACAGTAGCCAAGTCCGACCCGGTGAAAAAGAAATTATTCCGTGATCCAGATGAAGCAAAAATAGGAGGATTGATTTCAGGGCTCTGCCACTACTTTGGTATCAACGATCCAGTTTGGATCCGCATAGCGGCCATCATTCTGATTTTTGTAACCTATGGGAATATTATTTGGCTCTATCTGCTCTTGCTGATTATCGTACCCAAAGCAAACACAGCCGCCGAAAAATTACAGATGAAAGGAGAGCCGATTAATATCACCAGTATTCAAAAAGAAGTGAAGGAAGCTGCCAGTAGGGCAAGCAGTTCGGTAGAACACTTTGTGAGGGAAGAAAATTTCTTTGAGAAACTGTGGGATATTTTCACTCAAATTCTTAAAGTAGCTTTCAAATTAGCAGCTATTGTAGCAGTTGTGTTTGCCATGATTGCTCTAGTGGCTGTCAGCATTGGCTTTGGGACTTTTTATCTACTGGGAACTTCCTCACTGGCAGATGCTTCCAGACTAATAGTGGACAACACCTCCACTATCTCTCTGTTCAGTTTTGGCTTCTTGCTTTTTTGTGCTACTCCGATTATTGCAGTGATTTATCTCAGCCTGAAAATAATATTAGGGCATCGTTCACCAGCGCGTCCTCTGAAATGGATTTTACTGGCATCATGGGTCACCGGTTTGGTGTTGCTCCTGATATCCGGTTATAAAACCGTCATAAGTTTTAGAAGTGAAGCCAACAGAAAGGAGCAGTTAGCCTTAATCCAACCAGCTCAAGGCACGTTGGCGGTTCAATTGACCGATGGCACTGGAAATAGCTTGGATGAAAATGAAAGCATACTAGAAGATTTCCATATTGATATGGATGGGGTTTATATCAACGGAACTAACCTGCGCGACCTGTTAGAAGTTCCTATTGGCAAACCTCATATTGAATTGATGCCCGCAGTAGGAGATTCATTTTATATTCAGGAAATTACGGTGGCACGAGGAAGGGACAGACGAGATGCTGAGCAAAATGCTGCATCGGTCATTTATAAATTCAGCCAAACGGATACTACGCTGAACCTTAATCCTAGATTATACATCAGTAAAAACAGAAAATTCCGAGCGCAGAAAATGAAAATTAGATTGGCTATTCCCGAAGGGAAAAAGGTGCAATTTGCCGATAACATAGACTACTGGCAAGCCGTTGTAAAAGATGACCCTCGTTTCAACGACACACAATTTGCTAATACAGTTTGGACGGTGGAAGGAGGAAAGGTGAAATGTCTGGAGGGAGAAAACCATTCGAGCAATAAAGGTGAAGATTCGGATGAGGACACCAATATTCATAGTTCCAAGGCGCAGAAACGGTCTGCAGAAAAGAAAGATAAGAACGGAGATTTTTAAATGCCCGTATCGAACAAACGATTCTTTGAAAGTGATTGCCTTTTGTATCTCATTCTAACATCTATCAGATGAAAACCAAATCATTCCTTCTAATTCTTCTTTCGCTGATTGGCTTGGCAATGCTCACTACTTTGGCTGGCTGCGGTCGCAGAGGAAACGGGCGTGTGGTAACCGAAGAGCGCAAAGTCACTCCTTTTACTAAACTTTCTATCTCTGGCGTATTTCCTATTGAGATTTCACAAACTGGTGAACCGGAGTCTGTAAAAGTGGAGGCCGATGAAAATCTTCAGAACTATATTGATGTCCGCAACGAAGGTGAATGACTATATATCGAAACCAATCAGGATGCGCCTATTCGGGGTAAGCCAAAAATGAAAGTGTACATCAACATCCGGAAAATAACTGAGTTGGAAAATCAGTCAATCGGAAGTTTGAAGACGGAAGGTGCTTTGAAATTAGATAGCCTAGAATTGTCCTCAGATGCCGTAGGTAAATTGAATTTGAATGTTGAAGCAGATTATCTGAGAGCCAACCTGAACTCTGTGGGAAGCACCACCTTGAAAGGGAAGGTTCGCGAAGCGCGCATCAATAACAAGAGTGTTGGAATGTTGTCCGCCTTTGATCTAAAAGTAGCGACACTCATGATTCACAACACGGCTGTCGGTATGGCTGAAGTTTATGCAGACAGTGCCTTTTATATTCGCTCCTCCGCTATTGGGATGTTGTATTATAAAGGACCGGGCGAGGTGAAAGAGCTGAAAAGTGAAGGAAAAGGAAAAGTAGAAAAGAAGTAAGTCAATCAGAATATTTTATCACAAAAATTAGAGCTATGCAAGTCATCTCCATCAACAACCATTATGCCTCCGGTATGAGACGTTTAGGGGCGTTCCTTATTGACCGGATCGTTATTTCCATCAGTTTAACTATCCTGTTTCGTGTTTTTTTGGGATGGGCATTTACCTACCCATTTGAAGGTAATTGGGATTTCTTTTGGTCGGATGGATGTATGTGGTCTTGGATAACCTGGCACAATCTGCTTCGTGAAGGGATCAACATCGTTTACTATTCGCTGATGGAATCTTCTAAATATCAGGGGACTTTGGGTAAAATTGTCTTGGGAATTCGAGTCACTGGCCTCAACAATGAGCGAGTATCTCTTAGCACCGCTTTACTCCGCAACTTGTCTAAAATACTTTCTGGCCTGATTCTGGGTATCGGCTATCTGATGATAATATTCGATAGTCGCAAACAGGGATTGCATGATAAAATTGCAGACACCCTGATTGTGAGGCAATAGCCAACAAAACAGCCCTTTCTGAGTAGTGATTCCCTCGCTGGCCAAGCGGAAGGGGTCTGCTTGTTACATACAAATAGCAAGAGTATGAATCTGCTTCATTTTTGAAACTGATGAAATCTTATTGCCGTATACGTAAGGACAAAACACACAAAAATGAAAAAGATCTTACCTCATTCAATTACCGTATGTCTGATTTTGTTTTCGTCTTATGCCTTTTCAGGCGGCCCAGACAGTAACAACTCAACATCCAGCTTTAAATCTACAGATGAGGAGGTTTCTTTAGATATAGAAAGAGGCAGGGGTGAGGTATTAATGCACCTCTTAATAAGAGATATGAATCAGTACCACCATATCGTTATAGAAAGAAGTGCAGAAACCCTTAATTATTTCGGTAAATGCAAATACATTTCCTGTGCAGATCAGCAAACCAAAGATGGCTATATGCTTCAAGCGGATCGCTTTCCTTTTTCTCCTGCCAAAGACGTTTACTATCGGGTTAAAACAGTGAGTAATGACGGAGTGGAAAGAGCCTATCCACCGGTACTGCTTGCTGCCGCAAAATAGAAATTCAAAGATTTTTGATTAACCAAAACGAGTCGCCATGGTGCGGCTCTTTTTTTGTTTTAGAATCTCTACGTTTTCAGCCCTTCGACGATGGTGGTCATTCCGGCGCGGCGAGAAGGAAACCAAGAAGCTAAAAGACTAACGGTCACAATAATAAGGAGAATGATAAAGGGGTCCGCCCATTTCAACTGGACAGGATAATAATCAATCACAAAACTCGACCATGCTAGGTTGCCGAGTTTGAGAAAATGAAAATGCATTTGCAACAGACAAAAAATATAGCCCAGAGCCAGTCCGCTGAAAGCACCGAGTAAGGAGGACAGTAGTCCATGAGATAAATAAATATTTCGGATAAGCGATTTTCCGCTGCCCAAGGCACGCAGTACCGATATGTCTTTTGCTTTTTCTATTACCAGCATGGAGAGCGAGCCTATGATGTTGAAGGAAATAATCAGGATTATAAAACCGAGAATAGCGGTTGTTACCCAGCGTTCAATCAGCATAACCCGATAGGTTTCAGCGTGCTGCTCATAGCGGCTTTTTACAATAAATCGTTCGCCAAGTAGAGAAGATAATTTTGATTTCATTTCGCCGAGGTTAGCTCCCGGAGCTGTTTTTATTTCATACGCCGAAACGGCATGTTCTTCGTTCAATAGTTCCCGAGCCTGATTCAGGCTAACGAAAACATACCTCGAATCAAACTCCTGTTGAATAGCAAATACCCCAACCGGTACGGACATGATTGTATTAAATGCATCGCTGGGGTTGAATGCACTTCGCACACCCTTACGCGGAACGGTAATTCGCAAAGGTTCCGCAGAACGCTGAACATTTACATTCAGCAATTGACCCAAGGTAGCTCCAATAACCGAATAGGCTCGGGAGGAATCATTAGGCAGAAAAGATCCGTCGCGGATACATTGATGAACAGAGGCAACCTCCTTATAATGTTCATCTACTCCTTTTAATGTCCCTAATTGGGACTGTGGTCCGTATTCCAGATAGGCATTCTCTTCCAACACACGCGATAACGAGATCACTCCATCCGTTCGGAGAATCTTTGTCATCTGCACGGAATCTTCCTCAAATGTTTTTCCCTGAATAGCGGTGATTTCAATATCGGGATAGAAAGAATTATAGAGCGACAACACCAAGCCCTCAAATCCGTTGAAAACCGACAGGACCACAATCAAAGCAAATGCCCCCACCCCCATACCCAGCATACTGATGGAGGAAATGATATTGATAGCGTTGGTTGATTTTTTTGAAAAGAGGTAACGAA encodes:
- a CDS encoding ABC transporter permease; this translates as MLALRIAFRYLFSKKSTNAINIISSISMLGMGVGAFALIVVLSVFNGFEGLVLSLYNSFYPDIEITAIQGKTFEEDSVQMTKILRTDGVISLSRVLEENAYLEYGPQSQLGTLKGVDEHYKEVASVHQCIRDGSFLPNDSSRAYSVIGATLGQLLNVNVQRSAEPLRITVPRKGVRSAFNPSDAFNTIMSVPVGVFAIQQEFDSRYVFVSLNQARELLNEEHAVSAYEIKTAPGANLGEMKSKLSSLLGERFIVKSRYEQHAETYRVMLIERWVTTAILGFIILIISFNIIGSLSMLVIEKAKDISVLRALGSGKSLIRNIYLSHGLLSSLLGAFSGLALGYIFCLLQMHFHFLKLGNLAWSSFVIDYYPVQLKWADPFIILLIIVTVSLLASWFPSRRAGMTTIVEGLKT
- a CDS encoding PadR family transcriptional regulator, with amino-acid sequence MNIENNKAQMRKGVLEFCILAILSEGEHYPTEMIERMKESKLLIVEGTLYPLLTRLKNDGLLSYRWEESTSGPPRKYFSLTEEGKTFLKELTESWNELTASVNNIIHLTTKTN
- a CDS encoding PspC domain-containing protein; the protein is MRKTLNINLAGMAFIMDENAYELLHGYLDALKQKFNDEAERKEILNDIEARIAEMLGQNLAKRKEVVSQEEVQLIIDAMGKPEDIAGEEPTAEETEKTTGATVAKSDPVKKKLFRDPDEAKIGGLISGLCHYFGINDPVWIRIAAIILIFVTYGNIIWLYLLLLIIVPKANTAAEKLQMKGEPINITSIQKEVKEAASRASSSVEHFVREENFFEKLWDIFTQILKVAFKLAAIVAVVFAMIALVAVSIGFGTFYLLGTSSLADASRLIVDNTSTISLFSFGFLLFCATPIIAVIYLSLKIILGHRSPARPLKWILLASWVTGLVLLLISGYKTVISFRSEANRKEQLALIQPAQGTLAVQLTDGTGNSLDENESILEDFHIDMDGVYINGTNLRDLLEVPIGKPHIELMPAVGDSFYIQEITVARGRDRRDAEQNAASVIYKFSQTDTTLNLNPRLYISKNRKFRAQKMKIRLAIPEGKKVQFADNIDYWQAVVKDDPRFNDTQFANTVWTVEGGKVKCLEGENHSSNKGEDSDEDTNIHSSKAQKRSAEKKDKNGDF
- a CDS encoding RDD family protein, which gives rise to MQVISINNHYASGMRRLGAFLIDRIVISISLTILFRVFLGWAFTYPFEGNWDFFWSDGCMWSWITWHNLLREGINIVYYSLMESSKYQGTLGKIVLGIRVTGLNNERVSLSTALLRNLSKILSGLILGIGYLMIIFDSRKQGLHDKIADTLIVRQ
- a CDS encoding DUF2807 domain-containing protein; translation: MKVYINIRKITELENQSIGSLKTEGALKLDSLELSSDAVGKLNLNVEADYLRANLNSVGSTTLKGKVREARINNKSVGMLSAFDLKVATLMIHNTAVGMAEVYADSAFYIRSSAIGMLYYKGPGEVKELKSEGKGKVEKK